A window of the Cystobacter fuscus genome harbors these coding sequences:
- a CDS encoding RIO1 family regulatory kinase/ATPase codes for MNEALQVLLTDGVIDEVVGRLKSGKEADVYLVRHGGEVVAAKIYKEREHRNFRNNSGYREGRQVRNSRTARAIAKGSRFGVAAAEEAWKTAEVEALFKLHAAGVCVPRPVMFYEGVLLMELVLDLEGHPAPRLEEAQLTPEEASALYFDLRNQAIRMLCCDLIHGDLSAFNILLGNRGATIIDFPQVVGAAANSQAEHFFRRDIENLRRYFETVDPSLRARAGDAAEIWRAYVKRELTPDFEPTGRFQGEPSRERRFSGGPRAQDGRGPRPPGDRPPRRDADAPRPLRDQGPREQQQGPREQQGPREQRPPRDARSFQQQQGPREQRPPREGQPFQQQQQGPREQRPPREGQPFREQRPPRGDRPPRGNADAQRQAGLSGPRSSQPPGPRGRPMDRRGDRPERGGPHPGRGGSGPQVSYVQKNPVLPPSPAKPDDES; via the coding sequence ATGAACGAAGCGCTCCAAGTCCTGCTGACCGATGGTGTGATTGACGAAGTGGTGGGCCGCCTCAAGAGTGGCAAGGAGGCGGACGTGTACCTTGTGCGTCACGGTGGCGAGGTGGTGGCCGCCAAGATCTACAAGGAGCGCGAGCACCGCAACTTCCGCAACAATTCGGGCTACCGCGAGGGGCGACAGGTGCGCAACAGCCGCACCGCGCGCGCCATCGCCAAGGGCAGCCGCTTCGGCGTGGCGGCGGCGGAGGAGGCATGGAAGACCGCCGAGGTGGAGGCGCTCTTCAAGCTGCACGCGGCGGGCGTGTGCGTGCCCCGGCCGGTGATGTTCTACGAGGGCGTGCTCCTCATGGAGCTGGTGCTGGACCTGGAGGGCCACCCGGCGCCGCGGCTGGAGGAGGCGCAGCTCACGCCGGAGGAGGCCTCGGCGCTCTACTTCGACCTGCGCAACCAGGCCATCCGGATGCTGTGCTGTGACTTGATCCACGGCGACCTGTCCGCGTTCAACATCCTCCTGGGCAACCGGGGCGCCACCATCATCGACTTTCCCCAGGTGGTGGGCGCGGCGGCCAACAGCCAGGCCGAGCATTTCTTCAGGCGCGACATCGAGAACCTGCGCCGTTACTTCGAGACGGTGGACCCGAGCCTGCGCGCGCGCGCGGGAGACGCGGCGGAGATCTGGCGGGCCTACGTCAAGCGCGAGCTGACGCCGGACTTCGAGCCCACCGGGCGCTTCCAGGGAGAGCCCTCGCGCGAGCGGCGCTTCTCGGGCGGTCCGCGCGCGCAGGATGGGCGGGGCCCTCGCCCCCCGGGTGATCGCCCGCCGCGCCGGGACGCGGACGCTCCCCGGCCCTTGCGCGACCAGGGGCCACGGGAGCAGCAGCAGGGCCCCCGGGAGCAGCAGGGGCCTCGGGAGCAGCGGCCACCGCGTGATGCGCGGTCCTTCCAGCAGCAACAGGGTCCCCGGGAGCAGCGGCCGCCGCGCGAGGGGCAGCCCTTCCAGCAGCAGCAACAGGGTCCCCGGGAGCAGCGGCCGCCGCGCGAGGGGCAGCCCTTCCGGGAGCAGCGGCCTCCACGAGGCGATCGCCCTCCACGTGGCAACGCGGATGCTCAGCGTCAGGCGGGGCTTTCGGGTCCGCGCTCCTCGCAGCCACCGGGCCCGCGGGGGCGTCCGATGGACCGTCGGGGCGATCGGCCCGAGCGCGGTGGGCCGCATCCGGGCCGCGGCGGGTCGGGTCCCCAGGTCTCCTACGTCCAGAAGAACCCGGTGCTTCCCCCGTCCCCCGCCAAGCCGGACGACGAGTCCTAG
- a CDS encoding phytoene desaturase family protein has product MVRHVIVVGAGPGGLSAAINLAGLGLKVTVVEKDAVPGGRMKGLTLGDAGEYALDTGPSILQLPGVLESIFTRAGKRISDYVKLVPLDTNTRVHFWDGTHLDTTRDAARMEREVSKFGPDKAPALRRWLEEGREKYPLAYEKFMATAADSLGYYAPWRLFPTLRFKPWQTLYKHLDGFFHDDRITYALAYPSKYLGLHPTNCSSVFGVIPYLELAFGVWHVEGGFRALARGMMKCAEDLGATFRLGTPVEQVLVEYGRAAGVRLQGGERLEADAVVVNADLPYAAQQLVPSESRAGTRLTDAALQKAKYSCSTFMAYYGLDRVYDELPHHLIYLSESARRTDADALEDRQVDVDDPPFYVCNPCVTDKSGAPAGHSTLYVLVPTPNTSRPVDWAATERTLRERLPTMLEKVGMKGVREHIRAERYFTAETWRDDFNVFRGAVFNLSHTWMQLGPLRPHVKSPNVESLYWVGGGTHPGSGLLTIMESANIAADYLSREAGRGPLADWPYVPPIEGASEGARARVG; this is encoded by the coding sequence ATGGTTCGTCACGTCATCGTCGTGGGAGCGGGGCCCGGGGGTTTGTCGGCGGCAATCAACCTCGCGGGCCTGGGCTTGAAGGTCACCGTGGTGGAGAAGGACGCGGTGCCCGGAGGCCGGATGAAGGGGCTCACCCTCGGGGATGCGGGCGAGTACGCGCTGGACACGGGGCCCTCCATCCTCCAGCTCCCCGGGGTGCTCGAGAGCATCTTCACGCGCGCGGGCAAGCGCATCTCCGACTACGTGAAGCTGGTGCCGCTGGACACCAACACCCGGGTGCACTTCTGGGACGGCACCCACCTGGACACCACGCGCGACGCGGCGCGCATGGAGCGTGAGGTCTCCAAGTTCGGCCCCGACAAGGCGCCCGCGCTGCGTCGCTGGCTGGAGGAGGGGCGCGAGAAGTACCCGCTCGCCTACGAGAAGTTCATGGCCACCGCGGCCGACAGCCTCGGCTACTACGCGCCCTGGCGCCTGTTCCCCACGCTGCGCTTCAAACCCTGGCAGACGCTCTACAAGCACCTGGACGGCTTCTTCCACGACGATCGCATCACCTACGCGCTGGCCTACCCCTCCAAGTACCTGGGGCTGCACCCCACCAACTGCTCCTCGGTGTTCGGCGTCATCCCCTATCTGGAGCTGGCCTTTGGCGTGTGGCACGTGGAGGGGGGCTTCCGCGCCCTGGCGCGCGGGATGATGAAGTGCGCCGAGGACCTGGGCGCCACCTTCCGCCTGGGCACGCCGGTGGAGCAGGTGCTGGTGGAGTACGGCCGCGCGGCGGGCGTGCGGCTTCAGGGCGGCGAGCGGCTGGAGGCGGACGCGGTGGTGGTCAACGCGGACCTGCCCTACGCGGCCCAGCAGCTCGTGCCCTCCGAGTCTCGCGCGGGCACCCGGCTGACGGACGCCGCGCTGCAGAAGGCGAAGTACTCGTGCAGCACCTTCATGGCCTACTACGGCCTGGACCGCGTCTACGACGAGCTGCCCCACCACCTCATCTACCTCTCCGAGAGCGCGCGGCGCACCGACGCGGACGCGCTGGAGGACCGCCAGGTGGACGTGGACGACCCTCCCTTCTACGTGTGCAACCCGTGCGTGACGGACAAGAGCGGGGCGCCCGCGGGCCACTCCACGCTCTACGTGCTGGTGCCCACGCCCAACACCTCGCGCCCCGTGGACTGGGCCGCCACCGAGCGCACGCTGCGCGAGCGCCTGCCCACGATGTTGGAAAAGGTGGGCATGAAGGGGGTGCGCGAGCACATCCGCGCCGAGCGCTACTTCACCGCGGAGACGTGGCGGGATGACTTCAATGTCTTCCGGGGCGCGGTGTTCAACCTGTCCCACACCTGGATGCAGCTCGGGCCGCTGCGCCCCCATGTGAAGAGCCCCAACGTGGAGTCCCTCTACTGGGTGGGGGGGGGCACGCACCCGGGGAGTGGCTTGCTCACCATCATGGAGAGCGCCAATATCGCCGCGGACTACCTCTCACGGGAGGCGGGCAGGGGACCGCTGGCTGACTGGCCGTACGTCCCGCCCATCGAGGGAGCGTCCGAAGGGGCCCGAGCACGAGTGGGCTGA
- a CDS encoding PAS domain-containing sensor histidine kinase produces MERLLTVLSQGYLAMNSLTEALGAWLVHPPRPRARARSEPEHSPPREESPPSRVGGEWASVLELLVEQSGDAIIMADAQGVLRIFNAEARRLHGVSHLAVAERDWTTFGLLTLDGRPLPLEGMPLYRALRGEHVRNARWRVRRPDGTLRILNGTAIPLYHPDGSSAGAVLIARDETERLEMEHRCAESLERLRRTAEFRERFLGIVGHDLRNPLGAIDLSARVLDRSDHLDENEHRMVGRIRASTERMARMIGELLDFTRSRLGGGMPVHPQVGDLTAICREALDEVRMSLPGARVCLRVLGHGTGEWDAGRLNQVISNLVSNAVHYSPQGRPVRVTLRGESVEDVVLTVHNLGPPIPPELLPVLFDPFRRGPGTGPSNRDGLGLGLYIVRQIVLAHGGQLDVSSSAGKGTTFTVRLPRIQPHLPPPPLG; encoded by the coding sequence ATGGAACGGCTGCTCACCGTGCTCTCCCAGGGATACCTGGCGATGAACAGCCTCACCGAAGCCCTCGGCGCCTGGCTCGTCCACCCGCCCCGGCCGCGAGCGCGGGCCCGCTCGGAGCCGGAGCACTCGCCCCCCCGAGAAGAGTCCCCCCCGTCCCGCGTCGGAGGAGAGTGGGCATCGGTGCTGGAGCTGCTCGTGGAGCAGAGTGGTGATGCCATCATCATGGCGGACGCGCAGGGGGTGCTGCGCATCTTCAACGCGGAGGCCAGGCGTCTGCATGGCGTCTCGCACCTGGCGGTGGCCGAGCGGGACTGGACCACCTTCGGCCTGCTCACCCTGGACGGCCGCCCCCTGCCCCTGGAGGGCATGCCGCTCTACCGCGCCCTCCGGGGCGAGCACGTGAGGAACGCGCGCTGGCGGGTGCGCCGCCCGGACGGCACCCTGCGCATCCTCAACGGCACCGCCATTCCCCTGTACCACCCGGATGGCTCGTCCGCGGGCGCCGTGCTCATCGCGCGCGATGAGACCGAGCGCCTGGAGATGGAGCACCGCTGCGCCGAGTCGCTCGAGCGGCTGCGCCGGACGGCCGAGTTCCGCGAGCGCTTCCTCGGCATCGTCGGGCACGATCTGCGCAACCCCCTGGGCGCCATCGACCTGTCGGCTCGCGTGCTCGACCGCTCCGACCACCTGGACGAGAACGAGCACCGCATGGTGGGGCGCATCCGCGCCAGCACCGAGCGCATGGCGCGGATGATCGGCGAGCTGCTCGACTTCACCCGCAGCCGGCTGGGCGGCGGCATGCCCGTGCATCCCCAGGTGGGCGACCTCACCGCCATCTGCCGCGAGGCGCTGGACGAGGTGCGCATGTCCCTGCCCGGAGCGCGCGTGTGCCTGCGCGTGCTCGGGCACGGCACGGGCGAGTGGGACGCGGGACGGCTGAACCAGGTCATCTCCAACCTGGTGAGCAACGCCGTCCACTACAGCCCCCAGGGCAGGCCCGTGCGCGTCACCCTGCGGGGAGAGAGCGTGGAGGACGTGGTGCTCACCGTCCACAACCTCGGGCCCCCCATCCCCCCGGAGCTGCTGCCCGTGCTCTTCGACCCCTTCCGCCGCGGCCCCGGCACCGGTCCCTCCAACCGGGATGGGCTCGGGCTCGGGCTCTACATCGTGCGGCAGATCGTGCTCGCCCACGGGGGCCAGCTCGACGTGAGCTCCAGCGCGGGCAAGGGAACGACCTTCACCGTCCGGCTGCCCCGCATCCAGCCCCACCTGCCCCCACCCCCCTTGGGTTGA
- a CDS encoding cation:proton antiporter translates to MHAFSLSAVSLLIAQFIVIIGLSRLLGRGVRGLGQPLVIAEVLAGILLGPSLLGWLWPSAMETLFPASSMPVLKMLSQVGLILFMFLIGLELDPRLLKGRGHASVVISHTSIVVPFALGAGAALWFYPRLSDPSVPFSSFVLFMGVAMSITAFPVLARILTERRLMQSKVGALAITCAAVDDVTAWCLLAFVVSIVRATNLAEAAITTLVALGYIAFMMGAVRPFLARLGARVASREGLNQNVMALTLIMLLASSFATELIGIHALFGAFLFGAIIPKEGGLAEALAEKLEDVAVVLLLPLFFAFSGLRTQIGLLNSTDHWLMCGLIILLACLGKFGGSAVAARLTGSSWREAGAIGILMNTRGLMELIVLNLGLDLGVISPTLFTMMVVMALVTTFLTTPLLRVIYPPEQLALERAVTPPPLTLPTVQPFTLLMCVSHGQAGAGMVTLGRALTGGTETPSSLYALHLIPPTERASFHLKHTPALQVEQRAGEDGPMAALLTRAQRTGLEVRPLSFVSAEPGLDICRTAEAKRADLIVLGWHKPLFGQTVLGGTVHEVMSEAAADVAVLVDRGLENVRRVLVPYSGSRHDRAALGLARRLLKGVGAEVTILHVTSPTPQPGRTPARLLVDELFPGASSQVHLKVVAHASPEDAVLAEAAQGGYDLMVVGVGAEWGLEGHLFGLQRERLVRDSNLSMLVVRQPKPAEKPAAETTPLAGTNAPPAEPLRAGGGAS, encoded by the coding sequence GTGCACGCCTTTTCCCTCAGCGCGGTCAGTCTGCTCATCGCCCAGTTCATCGTCATCATCGGCCTGTCACGGCTGCTGGGACGGGGAGTGCGGGGACTGGGCCAACCGCTGGTGATCGCCGAAGTGCTGGCCGGCATCCTCCTGGGCCCCTCGCTGCTCGGATGGCTGTGGCCCTCGGCCATGGAGACGCTGTTTCCGGCGAGCTCGATGCCGGTGCTCAAGATGCTCAGCCAGGTCGGGCTCATCCTCTTCATGTTCCTCATCGGACTGGAGTTGGATCCACGACTGCTCAAGGGGCGGGGCCACGCCTCGGTGGTCATCAGCCACACGAGCATCGTCGTCCCCTTCGCGCTGGGCGCGGGGGCGGCGCTGTGGTTCTACCCGCGACTGAGCGACCCGTCGGTGCCCTTCAGCTCGTTCGTGCTCTTCATGGGCGTGGCGATGAGCATCACGGCGTTTCCGGTGCTCGCGCGCATCCTCACCGAGCGGCGGCTGATGCAATCGAAGGTGGGCGCGCTGGCCATCACCTGCGCGGCGGTGGACGACGTGACGGCGTGGTGCCTGCTCGCCTTCGTCGTCTCCATCGTGCGGGCCACCAACCTGGCCGAGGCGGCGATCACCACCCTCGTCGCGCTGGGCTACATCGCCTTCATGATGGGCGCGGTGCGGCCCTTCCTCGCCCGGCTGGGCGCGCGCGTGGCCAGCCGCGAGGGGCTCAACCAGAACGTGATGGCGCTCACGTTGATCATGCTGCTCGCCTCGAGCTTCGCCACGGAGCTCATCGGCATCCACGCGCTCTTCGGCGCCTTCCTCTTCGGCGCCATCATCCCCAAGGAGGGCGGCCTCGCCGAGGCGCTCGCGGAGAAGCTGGAGGACGTGGCGGTGGTGCTGCTGCTGCCGCTCTTCTTCGCCTTCAGCGGCCTGCGCACGCAGATCGGCCTGCTCAACAGCACCGACCACTGGCTCATGTGCGGCCTCATCATCCTCCTGGCGTGCCTGGGCAAGTTCGGCGGCAGCGCGGTGGCGGCCCGGCTGACGGGCTCGAGCTGGCGCGAGGCGGGTGCCATCGGCATCCTGATGAACACGCGCGGGCTGATGGAGCTCATCGTGCTCAACCTCGGCCTGGACCTGGGCGTCATCTCGCCCACGCTCTTCACGATGATGGTGGTGATGGCCCTGGTGACCACGTTCCTCACCACGCCGCTGTTGCGCGTCATCTACCCGCCGGAGCAGCTCGCCCTGGAGCGCGCCGTCACGCCTCCGCCGCTGACGCTGCCCACCGTGCAGCCCTTCACCCTGCTCATGTGCGTGTCGCATGGTCAGGCGGGCGCGGGCATGGTGACGCTCGGGCGGGCACTCACCGGAGGCACCGAGACGCCCAGCTCGCTCTATGCCCTGCACCTCATTCCCCCCACCGAGCGCGCCTCCTTCCACCTGAAGCACACGCCGGCGCTCCAGGTGGAGCAGCGCGCGGGAGAGGACGGCCCCATGGCGGCGCTGCTCACGCGCGCGCAGCGCACGGGCCTGGAGGTGCGTCCGCTGTCCTTCGTGTCCGCCGAGCCCGGGCTCGACATCTGCCGCACCGCCGAGGCCAAGCGGGCGGACCTCATCGTGCTCGGCTGGCACAAGCCGCTCTTCGGCCAGACGGTGCTCGGCGGCACCGTGCACGAGGTGATGAGCGAGGCGGCCGCGGACGTGGCCGTGCTGGTGGACCGGGGCCTGGAGAACGTGCGCCGGGTGTTGGTGCCCTACAGCGGCAGCCGGCATGACCGGGCCGCGCTGGGACTGGCGCGGCGGCTGCTCAAGGGAGTGGGCGCGGAGGTGACCATCCTCCACGTGACGTCGCCCACGCCGCAGCCGGGCCGCACGCCGGCGCGGCTGCTCGTCGACGAGCTCTTCCCCGGGGCCTCCAGCCAGGTGCACCTCAAGGTGGTGGCGCACGCCTCGCCCGAGGACGCGGTGCTCGCCGAGGCCGCCCAGGGTGGCTACGACTTGATGGTGGTGGGCGTGGGCGCGGAGTGGGGCCTGGAGGGCCACCTCTTCGGTCTGCAGCGCGAGCGGCTCGTGCGTGACTCCAACCTGTCGATGCTCGTCGTGCGTCAGCCGAAGCCCGCCGAGAAGCCCGCCGCCGAGACCACCCCCCTGGCCGGCACCAATGCCCCGCCGGCCGAGCCCCTGCGGGCTGGCGGCGGTGCCTCCTGA
- a CDS encoding helix-turn-helix domain-containing protein, with protein MHPGATLRLLRVDAGLSLRDLARRIGVSSAYLSRVENGVDAVPTPERLAAIARELNVPPTLLMDVAHRQSPFVANYLEEVPGATALLMDISRRRLTSEQLLRVRAFLDAEFPAPTPWPDAPTPGLGPVLTPGRMVLRLTCSALEDALDVAAGRLAADLPGVSASQLVAELRRREAESSNAVGNGVAVPHAFVENTPPLAALVSLAQPLPDETPDGIPLRLLVVLVDGEPRTHRLMRLAHVARLASHGLAGRLSDAEQPSQVQTRLAELESLR; from the coding sequence ATGCACCCAGGAGCCACCCTCCGTTTGTTGCGAGTGGACGCGGGCCTGAGCCTGCGGGACCTGGCGCGCCGCATCGGCGTGTCCAGCGCCTACCTGAGCCGCGTGGAGAACGGCGTGGACGCGGTGCCCACGCCCGAGCGGCTCGCCGCCATCGCCCGTGAGCTGAACGTCCCCCCCACGCTGCTCATGGACGTGGCGCACCGGCAGAGCCCCTTCGTGGCCAACTACCTGGAGGAGGTGCCCGGCGCCACCGCGCTCCTGATGGACATCTCCCGCCGGCGCCTCACCTCCGAGCAACTGCTGCGCGTCCGGGCCTTCCTGGACGCGGAGTTTCCCGCCCCCACGCCCTGGCCGGACGCGCCCACGCCGGGGCTGGGCCCGGTGCTCACCCCCGGCCGCATGGTGCTGCGCCTGACGTGCTCCGCGCTGGAGGACGCGCTGGACGTGGCGGCGGGGCGGCTCGCCGCGGACCTGCCCGGGGTGAGCGCGTCCCAACTGGTGGCGGAGCTGCGGCGGCGCGAGGCCGAGTCCTCCAACGCCGTGGGCAACGGGGTGGCGGTGCCCCATGCCTTCGTGGAGAACACCCCACCGCTCGCCGCCCTGGTGAGCCTGGCCCAGCCCCTGCCCGACGAGACCCCGGACGGCATCCCCCTGCGGCTGCTCGTGGTGCTCGTGGACGGGGAGCCGCGCACGCACCGGCTCATGCGGCTCGCCCACGTGGCGAGGCTGGCGAGCCATGGCCTGGCCGGGCGGCTCTCCGACGCGGAGCAGCCCTCCCAGGTGCAGACACGGCTGGCGGAGCTGGAATCCCTGCGCTGA
- a CDS encoding response regulator — MLPPCASVLVVEAQLDVLEAIQAALEFDGYRVAAVLGSKGALEALERMGRPGLVLLDETLPEMERARLIRFIRQEPTLRSVPIVLLSVDEHIRLPEVQAVLRKPFNLDRLYTVVRTYCEPRREEEGPVHSASAEASRSEDEAGGAQRARGLSRS; from the coding sequence ATGCTTCCTCCCTGCGCATCCGTGCTCGTGGTCGAAGCCCAGCTCGACGTGCTCGAGGCCATTCAGGCGGCCTTGGAGTTCGACGGGTATCGGGTGGCCGCGGTGCTGGGCTCGAAGGGCGCGCTCGAGGCCCTGGAGCGGATGGGGCGGCCGGGGCTCGTGCTGTTGGACGAGACGCTGCCGGAGATGGAGCGCGCGCGGCTCATCCGGTTCATCCGCCAGGAGCCGACGCTGCGCTCGGTGCCCATCGTCCTGCTCTCCGTGGACGAGCACATCCGCCTTCCCGAGGTGCAGGCGGTGCTGCGCAAGCCCTTCAACCTCGACCGGCTCTACACCGTCGTGAGGACGTACTGCGAGCCGCGGCGGGAGGAGGAGGGCCCCGTGCATTCCGCGTCCGCCGAGGCCTCGAGGTCAGAGGACGAGGCGGGGGGGGCGCAGCGGGCGCGGGGCCTGTCGCGGTCGTAG
- a CDS encoding chemotaxis protein CheW produces MAPPPAREILLFILESQRYALPLEDVRELVRAVRLTPLPRAPSVVEGLFNLRGELIPVLDMRRRFRLPARRLLPSDHFIITQAGRRVMALRVDRAEGIQPLEPHALDTTPRELPGVGYVAGVVKLPDGLVLLHDLRTFLSEAEALELEDALTHEGSAR; encoded by the coding sequence ATGGCGCCGCCCCCCGCTCGCGAAATCCTACTCTTCATACTGGAGTCGCAGCGCTACGCCCTGCCGCTGGAGGACGTGCGCGAGCTGGTCCGGGCCGTCCGCCTCACCCCCCTGCCCCGGGCGCCCTCCGTCGTGGAAGGCCTGTTCAACCTGCGCGGAGAACTCATCCCCGTGCTGGACATGCGCCGCCGCTTCCGATTGCCCGCCCGCCGACTCCTCCCCTCCGACCACTTCATCATCACCCAGGCGGGGCGCCGCGTCATGGCGCTGCGCGTCGATCGCGCCGAGGGCATTCAACCGCTCGAGCCGCACGCCCTGGACACGACGCCCCGGGAGCTGCCCGGCGTGGGCTACGTGGCCGGGGTGGTGAAGCTGCCCGACGGGCTCGTGCTCCTGCATGACCTGCGCACCTTCCTGTCGGAGGCGGAGGCGCTCGAGCTGGAGGACGCGCTCACGCACGAGGGTAGCGCGCGGTGA
- a CDS encoding CheR family methyltransferase, which yields MSDSTPPWRHWGYTAVLEFVAARAGLLAPSCLAAAMEGIDRAMARAGLAEDFTAYLPLLETDRAALDDLLVELTVGETYFFRNPEHFDFLRQEVLPDLRQHRGEGHVVRGWSAGCSSGEEPYSLAVLLMKEGHGRMEVLGTDVSRAALARCEEASYGEWSLRGPWTEHMRPYLRPDGKRYRLSPEVRSHVRFDYLNLAEDSWPSTPLGVWGMDIIFCRNVLIYFNRPTIEGVARRLHATLADGGFLITGPSDPPLNGLAPFETIVTEWGIVYHRPDATRPTRLRSFRHTPLQVVPPSSELPHAPPPTAPLPHSPRRPSRRPPFPRRPRPRRPW from the coding sequence GTGAGCGACTCCACGCCCCCCTGGCGGCATTGGGGCTACACCGCGGTGCTCGAGTTCGTCGCCGCGCGCGCCGGCCTGCTCGCGCCCAGCTGCCTCGCGGCCGCCATGGAGGGCATCGACCGGGCCATGGCCCGCGCGGGACTCGCCGAGGACTTCACCGCCTACCTGCCCCTGCTGGAGACGGACCGCGCCGCCCTGGATGATCTCCTCGTCGAGCTGACCGTGGGGGAGACGTACTTCTTCCGCAACCCCGAGCACTTCGACTTCCTGCGCCAGGAGGTGCTGCCGGACCTGCGCCAGCACCGGGGCGAGGGGCACGTGGTGCGAGGGTGGAGCGCGGGCTGTTCCTCGGGCGAGGAGCCCTACTCGCTGGCGGTGCTCCTGATGAAGGAGGGCCACGGGCGCATGGAGGTGCTGGGCACGGACGTGTCGCGCGCGGCGCTCGCGCGCTGCGAGGAGGCGAGCTACGGCGAGTGGTCCCTGCGCGGCCCGTGGACCGAGCACATGCGGCCCTACCTGCGCCCGGACGGCAAGCGCTACCGGCTCTCCCCCGAGGTGCGCTCCCACGTGCGCTTCGACTACCTCAACCTCGCCGAGGACTCCTGGCCCTCCACCCCCCTGGGCGTGTGGGGCATGGACATCATCTTCTGCCGCAACGTCCTCATCTACTTCAACCGCCCCACCATCGAGGGCGTGGCCCGGCGGCTCCACGCCACGCTCGCCGACGGCGGCTTCCTCATCACCGGCCCCTCGGATCCCCCGCTCAACGGGCTCGCCCCCTTCGAGACGATCGTCACCGAGTGGGGCATCGTCTACCACCGCCCGGACGCGACCCGGCCCACCCGGCTGCGCTCCTTCCGCCACACCCCGCTCCAGGTGGTGCCGCCCTCGTCCGAGCTCCCTCACGCCCCACCTCCCACCGCGCCCCTCCCCCACTCCCCGCGCCGGCCCTCGCGCCGCCCTCCCTTCCCGCGCCGCCCCCGCCCGCGACGTCCGTGGTGA
- a CDS encoding chemotaxis protein CheW, giving the protein MPDDEDMKQRGLDWSAAYRRLARLAASTEASLQSDPEQEQAVLDERARRLSRTAEPTAAPGHQLELVLFHVDEQDYALETRFVREVLRTSEQRVLLPGAPPQLRGVTLLHGEVLAVVELAPLFGRPAPTQHGPVLVLGLNRAELGLRVDHVQEVLSLTRDSLLPPPAALNGQERTLVSGITREGIIVLEGEALLGDGRLFFDLSEERVP; this is encoded by the coding sequence ATGCCTGACGACGAGGACATGAAGCAGCGCGGGCTGGACTGGAGCGCCGCCTACCGGAGGCTGGCGCGGCTCGCCGCCTCGACCGAGGCCTCGCTCCAGTCCGATCCCGAGCAGGAGCAGGCGGTGCTCGACGAGCGCGCGCGGCGGCTGTCCCGCACCGCCGAGCCCACGGCCGCGCCGGGCCACCAGCTCGAGCTCGTCCTCTTCCACGTGGACGAGCAGGACTACGCGCTGGAGACGCGCTTCGTGCGCGAGGTGTTGCGCACCTCGGAGCAACGCGTGCTCCTGCCCGGCGCGCCCCCGCAGCTGCGCGGGGTCACCCTGCTGCACGGCGAGGTGCTCGCGGTGGTGGAGCTGGCGCCCCTGTTCGGCCGGCCCGCCCCCACCCAACACGGCCCCGTGCTGGTGCTGGGCCTGAACCGCGCGGAGCTGGGCCTGCGCGTCGATCACGTGCAGGAGGTGCTCTCGCTCACCCGCGACTCGCTCCTGCCGCCTCCCGCGGCGCTGAATGGACAGGAGCGAACGCTCGTGTCGGGCATCACCCGCGAGGGGATCATCGTACTGGAGGGGGAGGCGCTCTTGGGGGATGGTCGCCTCTTCTTCGACCTCTCCGAGGAAAGGGTTCCATGA